The genomic region TCTGTCGAGAAAGTTGGAGAGCCTAGGGCAGAGCTTCCCTGAACTACCGCAACCCAAGGACCCTGGATGACCCCTGGCTGGCTCCCCCTGAATTGGGCACTGCCTGAGAAGTAGGGAACAGTGAAGTTCCCAACCCACTCACCCAGACTCGCGTTATACTGCAGAGGTACCTCGTAGTTCACCTCATTCAGAAGAGATTCGAACGTGGTCCCAGAGGGCATTAGGGTCAGGGTAAACATTCCTTGGGTGACGGGAGTCCCATTCTGGTAGGTTATCTTGACCTTAATGGGCACGTTTTCACCCTGATATAGGTAAGTTGGCATCAGGATGGTGGATTTAACGGAAGGTGATACGTAAAACCAGGTAGTGAAGTTCCCATCCTCTAGACCCACGGATGTGTTAACCACAGCATGATATACGACCTTGTACACTCCAGGCGTGAAATTGCTAGGTATCGTGAAGTTAGCCTCCTTTAACCCGAAAAGTATGAACACACCATATTGTGCCGTATCAGGGGCAGAGATCATGGGAACTTGAGCAACTAACCTATTCCCTTGGTACACGTATGCCGTTACGTTTGAGGAGAATAGACCTAGCCCGAAGCTACTTATGGTCTCAGCGAAGAAAGTCACGTTCTCGCCAGGGGATACACCTGGCATTCCTGAGATTGTCGATGGATATACTGTCCCGTAAACTGCGTCCCCAAAGTAAAGGTATGTATAAGTTGACCCGCCCGTGGTATTGACCACTAAGAGATATATCCCCTGAGGCATGTTAGGAAGTAGGGAGAACTGACCGTTATAGATGCCAGGCATTTGCGATTGTAGTAGGGTGAAGTTAAGCAGAGCCTTCCCGTTCTTTATGAGATAACCTGTTACGGACATATTCGAAAGCGGTGTCCCATTAGGTGCCGTTACCTGAACCTGGACAGGTACAGGTTCGTTGGGAGGTATGGGGAGGGAGTAGGGGAAGGGAATCGGTTGCGAGATAACCACTGAATCACCCACGTCTACATCGGTTTGTGCTACGCCTGAAATACCGTTAGACGACCCCTTAACCACAATGGACCAGATGTTGGGTGGACCTCCTTGCACCTCAAACATACCGTTCCAGTAAGTCCCGTTAAACTGCAGGGGAACTTTCATGAGTAGGCCATTAGTCGTATAGATGTAGGCAGTAAAGTTTCCGGAGTTCACAATGTCACCGCTCTCATTGGTGATGTATGAAACTATCCTCACTGTGGAATTATAGGGATACCATGGGTAGGTTTGATTGGTAGAGAAGGTGGATACTGAGATCTTGAGCTGTGGCTGTTTCAGATATTCCTTGACAGCTTTGAGAAGTCCCGGATAGTTGGGGGTACCAAGACCTGTCACCATGTTATAACCTGAGGTTGCGGTGTAAATTCCGTTGAAGCCCACCGTCACCTGATGGAAGGCCTGGGAATACAGAGTTGAAGTTGAATTGGAATATATCCAGTATAGTATGGGGTTGAGAAGACCGAGGGACTCATTAAGTTGAGAATCTAGGTCTGCTGTCACGCCAGCCCAGAGAGGAGAGGCTAAGCTTGTTCCACCAATAACCTCCTCGACACCCTCAGCGTAAATCACCAATCCAGTGTAGGGATTTGCATCTGCACTCACGTCAGGGACCTCCCTATAGGAGGCGTTTAGATACTGATTCTGATACCAAGGTGCTGGGAAAAGGGTACTCATCCCCCCTCCTGATGAAACGCTGGTTACTCCTGGCTCAAAGTACTGTGGAAGGACTCCCCAGGCAGTTTCAAATCCATAGGTCACATTCGCATCCTTGTTTTCTAAGGAACCGGACGTGGAGTTAACGTAAAGTGATGTACCTCCCACCGCAGTGACAAAGGGTGAAGATGCTGGAAAGTTAACTCCACCGTAACTTGTTAAGGTTCCGCCATAGGCCCCATTATCACCGGAAGAGGCGAAGAACGAAATCCCCTCTGCAGTCCCAAGTGCGAAGTAGTAGTCTAGGTAAGGATAATTGGGAGTACTACCCTGAAAATACGCGTAAAATCCTGATGCGCCGATCAGGTTCTCGGGGAGACCCCAGCTCATGGATACCACCTGGGCAAGGTCCTGAGACACCACAAGATCTACAGCCTCAAACAGGGCTGACCCAGAGTTGGATGCTACCACTGCTATCACATGGGCGTAAGGAGCCATCGCGTGAACTGCCTCCACATCGAGAGCCGTCTCGACATCCCAGGAGGTGAAAATTCCATAGATAGGGTGATATGGACCCACAGGCAGTATCGTGAGATTTATGGGGGGAAGACCATTCTGCATATCGAATGCCTTAAGGTCCTGAGTTAACTCGGGATCTCCATAGGCATCAATGACAG from Metallosphaera sedula DSM 5348 harbors:
- a CDS encoding S53 family peptidase translates to MKLALLLVLVIVLAQLVPIQAKSYATYYGPQYQGILQGQLPSTAQVCISIFIPPKNMNYLYLLVQEIGNHQIHPLNRSGIISMFGNVQKEKQIMSYLEAHGFQVVYSSPFSVMAVSNASNVERVFGTSLSIYKTGGLLYYRPATSPVIPGALSNSLIMGLTNYTLIKPDLVVLGNISNGGLRLSSPSGYYGFQFSATYYTGREISQAYGAMPGGKNVTVAVIDAYGDPELTQDLKAFDMQNGLPPINLTILPVGPYHPIYGIFTSWDVETALDVEAVHAMAPYAHVIAVVASNSGSALFEAVDLVVSQDLAQVVSMSWGLPENLIGASGFYAYFQGSTPNYPYLDYYFALGTAEGISFFASSGDNGAYGGTLTSYGGVNFPASSPFVTAVGGTSLYVNSTSGSLENKDANVTYGFETAWGVLPQYFEPGVTSVSSGGGMSTLFPAPWYQNQYLNASYREVPDVSADANPYTGLVIYAEGVEEVIGGTSLASPLWAGVTADLDSQLNESLGLLNPILYWIYSNSTSTLYSQAFHQVTVGFNGIYTATSGYNMVTGLGTPNYPGLLKAVKEYLKQPQLKISVSTFSTNQTYPWYPYNSTVRIVSYITNESGDIVNSGNFTAYIYTTNGLLMKVPLQFNGTYWNGMFEVQGGPPNIWSIVVKGSSNGISGVAQTDVDVGDSVVISQPIPFPYSLPIPPNEPVPVQVQVTAPNGTPLSNMSVTGYLIKNGKALLNFTLLQSQMPGIYNGQFSLLPNMPQGIYLLVVNTTGGSTYTYLYFGDAVYGTVYPSTISGMPGVSPGENVTFFAETISSFGLGLFSSNVTAYVYQGNRLVAQVPMISAPDTAQYGVFILFGLKEANFTIPSNFTPGVYKVVYHAVVNTSVGLEDGNFTTWFYVSPSVKSTILMPTYLYQGENVPIKVKITYQNGTPVTQGMFTLTLMPSGTTFESLLNEVNYEVPLQYNASLGEWVGNFTVPYFSGSAQFRGSQPGVIQGPWVAVVQGSSALGSPTFSTENLYVTDQTYMGPMTIRGNSSLPYAVQDGNTYSLYQVYSPNLTVYGTSVNIVGSTVSELRVINSNVTVSSSEIGQIYAINSTLTIVSSSVRNPNVALTLINSDVNLISSLVNSTYAFNVTGGNVVLQGSTIVSSHLSTSSPPRIVELTSNVTSSFEVVNVTISPTLKPISVYLNGQAQNFTYSESNNSLTLHIPFHASSLPAGIYHYVAVLKNGLEYNVSFTVNNLYPEAVLHQEITYLEVGIIALAIVVVILLILVLRVRK